One Endozoicomonas gorgoniicola DNA window includes the following coding sequences:
- a CDS encoding extracellular solute-binding protein, whose translation MFYKQNIYRKNIFRKNNKGCSFSLVLLLAFAPLFIQAQNSVTSQEPDWQHALSLGDKPFYSKDFPWFKSVNPDAPKGGHVNFAIHGSFDSLNPYIIKGSTPSAAPNVFRYGALELNEPLMVGMNAYAPAREELGTLYGLIAHSVALSRDRQTLEFRLRPEARFHDRQPITSDDVLYTFKLLKEHGAPQYQMLLEQVDKLEAPTPHHVRYTLKPPVSRTLPLHIAELPVLPKHYWEKHNFSQTTLEPPLLSGPYRITKVKPGTSVTFERVNDYWGKDLPVSRGFYNFDRVTLNFFRDRRVAFESFRSKDADAFIETEAKNWAKGYDLPAFHSGEIIKREVPYTLPGHRLFYAFNQRNPLFRNRKTRQAISMLFDWKWTNRILFHSAYVRNRSFFPAAGSESAGVITPAETKILEPFSKNLPSDLFYKAFAHTEPKGNGSVDRERRMALPLLKQAGWKYQNNQLVNDKGEPFRFEFLHYSRVIERFIMPFAKNLSTVGIQMDFKPIDMSQYQRRIKQHQFDMILTSVPLMAFPDERLYDYFHSESADREGSHNMAGIQDPAVDKLIETIATSDDPDQIRTHISALDRVLLWQHYTIPTWHNSVIRVAHWKHLVPPATPNQFGFRLSSWWYDPDSLTKRKKKL comes from the coding sequence TTGTTTTATAAACAGAACATTTATAGAAAGAACATTTTTAGAAAGAACAATAAAGGCTGTTCGTTTTCCCTGGTTCTGCTACTGGCCTTTGCACCTCTGTTCATTCAGGCTCAGAATTCTGTTACTTCTCAGGAGCCGGACTGGCAACACGCTCTCAGCCTTGGCGACAAACCCTTCTATTCAAAGGACTTTCCCTGGTTCAAATCCGTCAATCCTGACGCCCCTAAAGGCGGCCATGTAAACTTTGCTATCCATGGCAGCTTTGACAGCCTGAACCCATACATCATCAAGGGCTCAACACCCTCTGCTGCGCCGAATGTCTTTCGATATGGTGCGCTGGAGCTGAATGAGCCGTTGATGGTTGGAATGAATGCCTATGCGCCCGCCCGGGAAGAACTGGGGACACTCTACGGCCTGATCGCCCACTCCGTTGCCCTGTCCAGAGACAGACAAACCCTTGAGTTCAGGCTGCGCCCTGAAGCCCGTTTCCATGACCGGCAGCCGATCACCAGCGACGATGTTCTGTACACCTTCAAATTGTTAAAAGAACACGGCGCGCCTCAATACCAGATGTTGCTGGAACAGGTAGACAAGCTGGAAGCCCCCACGCCACACCATGTGCGTTATACCCTGAAGCCCCCGGTATCCAGAACCCTGCCCCTGCATATCGCTGAACTGCCCGTGTTGCCCAAACACTACTGGGAAAAACATAATTTCTCACAGACAACACTGGAGCCGCCCCTGCTCAGTGGCCCCTACCGAATCACAAAAGTTAAGCCCGGCACCTCAGTCACTTTTGAACGGGTAAACGATTACTGGGGCAAAGACCTTCCCGTCAGCCGTGGCTTTTATAACTTTGACAGAGTCACCCTGAATTTTTTCCGGGACCGGCGGGTTGCCTTTGAGTCTTTCCGCTCAAAAGACGCCGACGCCTTTATTGAAACAGAAGCCAAGAACTGGGCAAAAGGCTACGACCTGCCAGCCTTCCATTCCGGCGAGATCATTAAACGTGAAGTGCCTTACACTTTACCGGGTCACAGGCTCTTCTATGCCTTCAACCAGCGAAACCCTTTGTTCAGGAACCGAAAAACCCGGCAAGCCATCAGCATGCTGTTCGACTGGAAATGGACCAACCGGATTCTCTTTCACAGTGCCTACGTCAGGAACCGCAGCTTCTTTCCGGCTGCGGGTTCTGAATCCGCTGGAGTCATTACACCCGCCGAGACAAAAATTCTCGAACCTTTCTCAAAAAACCTTCCCAGTGACTTGTTTTATAAGGCATTTGCACACACTGAGCCAAAAGGTAACGGCTCCGTAGACAGAGAACGCCGGATGGCATTGCCCCTTCTGAAACAGGCTGGCTGGAAATACCAAAACAACCAGCTGGTAAACGACAAAGGTGAACCCTTCCGGTTTGAGTTCCTGCATTATTCCAGGGTCATCGAGCGCTTTATTATGCCCTTTGCTAAAAACCTGTCGACGGTGGGCATTCAAATGGACTTCAAGCCCATTGATATGAGCCAGTACCAGCGCCGTATCAAGCAACACCAGTTCGATATGATTCTGACATCCGTTCCCCTGATGGCGTTTCCGGATGAGCGGCTCTACGACTATTTCCACTCTGAAAGCGCAGACCGCGAAGGCAGCCATAATATGGCTGGTATTCAGGACCCGGCTGTCGATAAACTGATAGAAACCATTGCCACCAGCGACGATCCTGACCAGATCCGCACCCATATCAGCGCACTTGACCGGGTTCTGCTCTGGCAGCATTACACGATTCCCACCTGGCACAACAGCGTTATCCGCGTGGCACACTGGAAACACCTGGTACCACCGGCTACCCCGAACCAGTTCGGTTTTCGGCTGAGCAGTTGGTGGTATGACCCGGACTCATTGACAAAAAGGAAAAAAAAGCTGTGA
- a CDS encoding extracellular solute-binding protein, which produces MSRPFNRIAHWLLAGGSLLTVLLTVLLTASQSHAADSPAPDGQITRSHARALYGQPFYPADFKHFNYINPNAPDSGTLRLGAQGTFDTFNAFTTKGVPASLSGHLYDSLMVRSRDEPYTLYGLIAEAVEYPASNRWVRFYLNPKARFADGKPITAADVKFTFDQFNSKDAPIYRSALDNVESVKVESAQQIIFYLNASHEENRLLPFQIAQLPILPSHDRERYDFSRADFTLPLSSGAYTIKSYEPGKQVILREVENYWAKNHPVRVGHNNFRQIQYDYFRNATVSLQAFLAGGYDIRLETIAKNWSHGYTGKAVESGKIIQTLLPRKTNQIQAFVFNTSSAVFKDRRVRQAVSQGYDFQWTNRTLMYSNYQQPHSLFANSEFGQRSAPNSGELKLLQPFRHKLPVELFTQQWQPVKTSGDGNIRAKLQLAHSLLQQSGWVVKKQQRVNRENGQVLSFELLLTTPEQERIVLPFQRNLEQLGIEMRVKTVDLAQYIQRVRNKDYDMLLRTISHGTTPGNELQQYWHSQYANEQGSQNVANVSNPVVDAILPYVRTAKTLEELITVTRALDRILLWEYYVIPQLQAGQWRVAHRSRLGYPSGTALNGYLDFTTWWEKPQND; this is translated from the coding sequence GTGAGTCGCCCCTTCAACCGAATTGCCCACTGGCTGTTAGCCGGGGGCTCGTTACTGACTGTGTTATTGACTGTGTTATTGACTGCTTCTCAGTCTCATGCTGCGGACTCCCCAGCCCCTGACGGGCAGATTACCAGAAGCCATGCCCGCGCACTGTATGGTCAACCCTTCTATCCGGCGGACTTTAAGCATTTTAATTACATCAACCCGAATGCACCCGACAGTGGTACGCTTCGACTCGGGGCGCAGGGAACGTTCGATACATTCAATGCCTTTACCACGAAAGGTGTGCCTGCCAGTCTCAGTGGACATCTTTATGACAGTCTGATGGTACGGAGCAGGGATGAACCTTACACCCTTTATGGGCTGATTGCTGAAGCCGTTGAGTACCCCGCCAGCAACCGCTGGGTCAGGTTCTACCTCAACCCCAAAGCACGGTTCGCTGATGGCAAGCCCATTACAGCGGCAGATGTCAAATTCACATTCGATCAGTTCAACAGCAAGGATGCCCCCATCTACCGCTCAGCACTGGACAATGTGGAATCGGTTAAAGTGGAATCGGCACAGCAGATTATCTTTTACCTGAATGCCAGCCATGAAGAGAACCGCCTGCTGCCCTTCCAGATTGCCCAACTGCCCATTCTGCCCTCCCATGACCGGGAACGTTACGACTTCAGCCGGGCTGATTTCACCCTGCCATTAAGCTCAGGGGCTTACACCATCAAAAGCTATGAACCGGGAAAACAAGTCATTCTCAGGGAGGTGGAAAACTACTGGGCAAAAAATCATCCGGTCAGAGTGGGGCATAATAATTTTCGCCAGATCCAGTACGACTATTTTCGTAACGCCACGGTTTCCCTACAGGCATTCCTTGCCGGCGGTTATGATATACGGCTGGAAACCATCGCTAAAAACTGGAGCCACGGTTACACCGGCAAAGCCGTTGAAAGCGGCAAAATCATCCAGACCCTTTTACCCAGAAAAACCAATCAGATTCAGGCATTTGTATTCAATACTTCAAGTGCTGTCTTCAAAGACAGACGGGTTCGTCAGGCCGTCAGCCAGGGCTATGATTTCCAGTGGACGAACCGGACACTGATGTATAGCAACTACCAGCAACCCCACAGCCTGTTTGCGAACTCAGAGTTCGGGCAGCGTTCAGCTCCAAACTCCGGGGAACTTAAACTGCTCCAACCTTTTCGGCACAAGCTCCCTGTTGAACTGTTCACACAGCAGTGGCAACCCGTTAAAACATCAGGCGACGGAAATATCCGGGCAAAGCTGCAACTGGCACATTCCCTCCTGCAGCAGTCTGGCTGGGTCGTGAAAAAGCAGCAGCGCGTCAACAGGGAAAACGGTCAGGTGCTGAGCTTTGAGCTGCTGCTCACCACACCTGAGCAGGAACGTATCGTACTGCCTTTTCAGCGAAACCTGGAACAGCTGGGGATAGAGATGCGGGTGAAAACGGTTGATCTTGCCCAGTATATCCAGCGGGTAAGAAATAAGGATTACGATATGTTGTTACGCACCATAAGTCACGGAACAACACCCGGTAATGAGCTGCAGCAGTACTGGCACAGCCAGTATGCCAATGAACAGGGGTCACAGAATGTCGCCAATGTCAGCAACCCGGTCGTTGATGCCATACTGCCTTATGTTCGCACCGCCAAAACACTGGAAGAACTGATAACCGTCACACGAGCCCTTGATCGTATTCTGTTATGGGAATACTACGTTATTCCACAACTGCAGGCCGGACAATGGCGCGTTGCGCACAGAAGTAGACTAGGCTATCCCTCCGGAACTGCATTAAACGGTTACCTGGATTTCACCACATGGTGGGAGAAGCCGCAAAATGACTAA
- a CDS encoding extracellular solute-binding protein: MKTALCYLCILCASTLFLSNPLFTPLSTPLFTPLRADDSVTRSHALSVYDQFKHPEHFTHFDYANPQAPKGGTLRKAATGSFDTFNTFAPKGNWAAESYILYDTLMVRAGDEPYTVYGLIAQSIEYPKDLTWVAYNIHPEARFHDNAPITAEDVVYTFKALKEKGPPHYRHLYADVTSVKATSRLRVEFRFSRPQGKHLLLRLSQLRVLPKHFWTRPKHDIGNADLTVPLASGPFKIKDFEAGRHVTYERVKHYWAKDLPVNKGRHNFDEIRVDYYRDGQIALEAFKQGAYDLRVDGNPKNWAEGYKGNRLKNGDIIQEAVPNKTLGMRAFVFNLRKARFADRRLRQAISLALDFQWINKHLFFDIYKQAYSLFSNSELAADTLPSAKEIELLSPWRKDLPEEVFTRVYQPPTTDGSGNWRNNQRQALKLLKEAGWQLRNGKLVHQKTGEPMEFEILLSQPEFERFVLPFANNLKALGIHARVSTIDTSQYINRLREFDFDMVIHGFYPGISPSTELKSFWGSESARARSGKNISGISLPVLDALIEKSVKTQSRSELVDIARALDRVVLWHHAVIPQWYLPYWPFIYKKGLKHPKTAPDYASGLDTWWWESRSRK; the protein is encoded by the coding sequence ATGAAAACGGCTCTCTGTTACCTGTGTATCTTATGCGCCAGTACCCTGTTTCTGTCCAACCCACTATTTACCCCACTATCTACCCCACTATTTACCCCACTAAGAGCAGATGACAGTGTGACCCGCTCCCACGCCCTGAGTGTTTATGACCAGTTCAAGCACCCTGAACACTTTACTCATTTTGACTATGCCAACCCCCAGGCACCTAAAGGCGGAACTCTCCGCAAGGCCGCTACCGGCTCATTCGACACCTTCAATACCTTTGCGCCCAAAGGCAACTGGGCAGCAGAGAGCTACATCCTTTACGATACCCTGATGGTCAGGGCGGGTGATGAGCCCTACACCGTTTACGGACTGATCGCCCAGTCCATTGAGTACCCAAAGGATCTGACATGGGTGGCCTACAACATTCACCCTGAAGCCCGATTTCACGACAATGCCCCTATAACAGCAGAAGACGTTGTTTACACCTTTAAGGCTCTGAAAGAAAAAGGCCCTCCTCATTACCGTCATCTGTATGCGGATGTCACTTCTGTCAAAGCCACCAGCCGCCTGAGAGTCGAATTCCGTTTTTCACGTCCCCAGGGCAAACATCTTCTCCTGAGACTTTCCCAGCTAAGAGTGCTACCCAAACATTTCTGGACTAGACCAAAGCATGATATTGGCAACGCCGACCTGACCGTTCCTCTGGCCAGTGGCCCCTTTAAAATCAAAGACTTTGAAGCAGGACGTCATGTTACTTATGAACGCGTGAAACATTACTGGGCAAAAGATTTACCCGTCAACAAAGGCCGGCACAACTTCGATGAAATACGTGTTGATTATTACCGTGATGGCCAGATCGCGCTGGAAGCTTTCAAGCAGGGAGCCTATGACCTCAGAGTGGATGGCAATCCAAAAAACTGGGCGGAAGGCTATAAGGGCAATCGCCTGAAAAACGGCGATATTATTCAGGAAGCGGTGCCTAATAAAACGCTTGGTATGCGTGCCTTTGTTTTCAACCTGCGTAAAGCCAGGTTTGCAGACAGGCGGTTGCGTCAGGCCATCAGCCTGGCACTGGATTTTCAGTGGATTAACAAACACCTGTTCTTTGATATTTACAAACAGGCCTACAGCCTGTTCTCTAACTCTGAACTGGCTGCCGATACCCTGCCCTCTGCAAAAGAAATCGAGCTGTTATCCCCCTGGCGTAAAGATCTGCCTGAAGAGGTGTTCACACGGGTCTACCAGCCCCCGACCACGGACGGCAGCGGCAACTGGCGCAACAATCAACGTCAGGCACTGAAACTCTTAAAAGAAGCTGGCTGGCAGTTGCGAAATGGCAAACTGGTTCACCAGAAAACGGGCGAACCGATGGAGTTTGAAATACTGCTGTCTCAACCTGAATTCGAACGTTTTGTGCTTCCCTTTGCTAACAATCTGAAAGCTCTGGGTATCCATGCCCGGGTCAGCACTATTGACACCTCTCAATACATCAACCGTTTGAGAGAGTTTGATTTCGACATGGTCATTCACGGCTTCTACCCCGGAATCTCACCCAGTACCGAGTTAAAAAGTTTCTGGGGCAGCGAGAGCGCGAGAGCCCGGTCCGGTAAAAACATCTCCGGGATCAGCCTGCCGGTACTGGACGCACTCATAGAGAAATCCGTGAAGACTCAGTCCCGATCTGAACTGGTGGATATTGCCCGAGCCCTTGACCGCGTGGTGTTGTGGCACCACGCCGTTATTCCCCAGTGGTATCTGCCTTACTGGCCCTTCATCTATAAGAAGGGATTAAAACACCCAAAGACTGCACCGGATTACGCCAGCGGGCTGGATACCTGGTGGTGGGAGAGTAGAAGCAGGAAGTGA
- a CDS encoding extracellular solute-binding protein, whose translation MTNHPAIPTLLLLFTLTALCATTSAAPLEHAVSLFGKPAYPEGFSHFNYVNPNAPKGGTLRQSALGHFDSLNPYVDRGVAAAGADLQYDSLLARSWDEPLTKYGLIAEKIERDPDNYWVAFYVNPKARFNDGKPVTAEDIKFSFDLLREKGSTFYRNFYVDVDKVTVTSPDRALFKFKHNKNRELVTNLGQMPIVPKHYWKDRDFSSPGLTIPVTSGPYKVSEIQPGRTITYQRDPNYWAKDLPVCRGRFNFDQLHYIYFLDTSVALQALLAGEYDWLMVSDPKHWQKLFSRKSQTLLKKTGLVTETLPNSNPQTVMLTYNTRKAFLKDRRVREALGSAMDFDRLNRNYFHDLLRRADSYFSGTDLGAKGLPSPEELKWLEPWRNQLPKPLFTQIYIPPGHNDNNERSQRAKALELLKEAGWRIKDNQQVNSKGKPLTLTLLLTNPENERYTLDYRRSLKALGVELSIRTVDRAQYIERIRNLDFDMVTNVFRHTPSPGTEQKDHFSSAVADLHGSRNLAGIKNPAVDDIVGRIPTATSRQQLLSLLHALDRILLWEHYSMPLWYQPDWPLVHRAYLKHPQQTPPYALDISTWWLDEAQKKAVN comes from the coding sequence ATGACTAATCACCCTGCAATACCGACACTACTCCTTCTGTTCACTCTGACTGCTCTCTGTGCTACCACTTCAGCGGCTCCTCTTGAACACGCCGTCAGTTTGTTTGGCAAACCCGCCTACCCGGAAGGTTTCAGCCACTTTAACTACGTTAATCCCAACGCCCCCAAGGGCGGAACACTCCGGCAATCGGCACTCGGCCACTTTGACAGTCTCAACCCTTATGTCGACCGGGGGGTGGCAGCAGCAGGAGCCGATTTGCAATACGACTCACTGCTGGCTCGTTCATGGGATGAACCGCTCACCAAATACGGGCTGATCGCAGAAAAAATTGAACGGGACCCGGATAACTACTGGGTAGCTTTCTACGTCAATCCCAAAGCACGATTCAATGATGGCAAACCGGTAACGGCTGAAGATATCAAGTTTTCATTTGACCTGCTGAGGGAAAAAGGTTCCACCTTCTATCGTAACTTTTATGTGGATGTCGACAAGGTGACCGTGACCTCACCAGACAGAGCACTATTCAAGTTCAAACACAATAAAAACCGCGAGCTGGTGACTAATCTCGGACAGATGCCAATAGTTCCCAAACACTACTGGAAAGACCGTGATTTCAGCTCTCCCGGATTGACAATCCCAGTCACCAGTGGCCCTTATAAAGTCAGTGAAATACAACCGGGCCGTACTATTACCTATCAGCGTGATCCGAATTACTGGGCAAAAGACCTGCCCGTCTGCCGGGGACGGTTTAATTTTGACCAGCTTCACTACATCTACTTTCTGGATACCAGCGTTGCCCTACAGGCTTTGCTGGCCGGTGAATACGACTGGTTAATGGTATCCGACCCAAAGCACTGGCAAAAACTGTTTTCCCGTAAAAGTCAGACGCTTTTGAAAAAAACAGGACTGGTGACTGAAACCCTGCCTAACAGTAACCCCCAGACTGTCATGCTGACTTACAACACCCGCAAGGCATTCCTGAAAGATCGCCGGGTCAGGGAAGCCTTGGGCTCAGCAATGGATTTTGACCGACTCAATCGAAACTATTTCCATGACTTGCTTCGCCGGGCAGACAGCTATTTCTCCGGCACCGACCTGGGTGCAAAAGGCCTGCCCTCTCCAGAGGAACTCAAATGGCTGGAACCCTGGCGCAACCAGCTACCCAAACCATTATTTACACAGATCTATATTCCGCCCGGTCATAACGATAACAATGAACGATCTCAACGAGCCAAAGCACTGGAACTGCTGAAAGAGGCAGGCTGGCGTATCAAGGATAACCAGCAGGTAAACAGCAAAGGCAAGCCCCTGACGCTGACGCTGCTCCTTACCAACCCGGAGAATGAACGTTATACCCTGGATTATCGAAGAAGCTTAAAAGCATTGGGGGTAGAACTGTCTATACGTACAGTAGACAGGGCACAGTACATAGAACGGATTCGTAATCTTGACTTTGATATGGTCACAAACGTGTTCCGGCACACACCTTCACCCGGAACCGAACAAAAAGATCATTTCAGTTCAGCTGTTGCCGACCTGCATGGCAGCCGCAATCTTGCCGGTATAAAGAACCCGGCGGTGGATGATATTGTCGGGCGTATACCGACAGCCACCAGCCGTCAACAGCTTCTGTCTCTGCTGCATGCGCTGGACCGGATACTGCTGTGGGAACATTACAGCATGCCATTGTGGTACCAGCCCGACTGGCCTCTCGTACACCGGGCCTACCTGAAGCACCCGCAGCAGACACCGCCCTACGCGCTGGATATCAGCACCTGGTGGCTTGATGAGGCTCAGAAAAAGGCTGTTAATTAA
- a CDS encoding SidE phosphodiesterase domain-containing protein has translation MITHSSSPISTESNFSPETEPQAGLSETSSIAQVPPGSAYIEQNRDGVSLPTIPLGERSLKSLGTGREPAYHCGTAQFFEVTQSLVHRFLQKPLPGQTVLPDEIARPVHGAMHGARAALWIPILLNIRQSMNDPEAKAVSPEQVHWLMTASLFHDSGREGEGEDTPEWERTSAEQCEDHLLAMGCPHSMVAACKSSIINKDRSDRSAKTLVEKLIHDADCLEIMRTSSGNRFDLAELDLYHDFSAEPDIDSQLYNLASQVRDVIAQQGDLSGTTQIINSKSGFSEQKEKAVRHHFSTAIKERAEFADNALLYQVDFLKEKAPELFKMYQDTTPPLPDSEELLSPVKAVELNKNGKADNGKYLVRERKNPDSARNEVLMANLARELGLSVPETRLVRKEGRFFVVSSEVTGSPMTKELAQEADPAELAKLYLVAAVTGNSNIIGADHDQTIMDENGQLIPLYWQEAGEFGSAGGEQRKAGTFCSTVFELDTLLNPGHSRTESTVPEDSRAAHHNAATLFSQRLSEADIKNAVRDLLSKDVTAIARLVETMGPDTAIDRQRLSRTLMFRLACLARRFPECCPEPITAAEQGAIAASGMQGYSRPVADSGIENGDLRIYQFMDVQKTPVTACWLKLEPQAARQLADRLGLPDTGMNDLHYLRTCLDELSQKPAMNPYWRVKLQTMDRRCQHLIQTVEAGLVRYRLPQDRRRAEQALESLNGLRCQIADALECEDKKTLAIRQQLPAQLPEGLPIRVTSIAFTPVEGSTLPAREFRNGRGWENGKEVVIDRAHHYQLDPEAFLPHECLKERPGIEIDWFSDDLADNFSMAGTLHLRTSGNDCQATKTLLDAVAQLGIDIERPDSEAMQAQYVDSLINHYQLNLLWEQTEPESLVSESLEENKSNWLKSQLKWPETPRWEDHHRILNGQCIFYLPNHVQKKSKDGKTEPAYEILHELNFLASGSQERESVIERIIHSGGNCVSITERFRLGVNQDAYASKLPDLKSGSGAQVFAAVRESGGHKPDNFLKLKQDHLLRTDINSKGLDMFGEPIPELQHHGLPAQSPSALEAGFASAEISSRFISLEEVEEIAVPEGEKITGKMKATFDGGEIAQFIRCGNDFPDMAKNKLPGVAVFGTNMEITDGSGIHTLKLPEELRFVYEAEVTIDSDSVLVRAFNYDRNEYVSATFVKGVEGWKQET, from the coding sequence ATGATTACTCATTCATCCTCACCTATTTCTACTGAAAGCAACTTCAGTCCTGAAACAGAACCGCAAGCTGGCTTGTCTGAGACCAGCAGTATTGCTCAGGTCCCACCCGGGAGTGCCTACATAGAGCAAAACCGTGATGGAGTGTCGTTGCCGACAATACCTCTCGGTGAGAGGTCACTAAAATCACTTGGCACAGGCCGGGAGCCTGCCTATCACTGCGGCACGGCTCAATTTTTCGAAGTGACTCAATCCCTTGTGCATCGCTTCCTGCAAAAACCACTGCCTGGTCAGACCGTTCTCCCGGATGAAATCGCCCGACCCGTACATGGTGCCATGCATGGAGCCAGGGCGGCTTTGTGGATCCCCATACTGCTTAACATCCGGCAGTCAATGAATGATCCTGAGGCAAAAGCCGTTTCTCCGGAGCAGGTTCACTGGCTGATGACCGCCAGTCTTTTTCACGATTCCGGACGGGAAGGAGAGGGGGAGGATACTCCTGAATGGGAAAGAACCAGTGCTGAGCAGTGTGAGGATCACCTGTTAGCCATGGGCTGCCCGCATTCTATGGTGGCGGCCTGTAAAAGCAGCATTATTAACAAGGATCGGTCCGACCGTTCCGCTAAGACTCTGGTTGAGAAACTTATCCACGACGCTGATTGCCTGGAGATTATGAGGACAAGCAGTGGTAACCGGTTCGATCTTGCCGAGCTGGACCTGTACCATGATTTTTCCGCTGAACCGGATATCGACTCACAGCTTTACAATCTGGCCAGTCAGGTCAGGGACGTTATTGCGCAACAGGGGGATTTATCCGGTACCACCCAGATCATTAACTCAAAATCCGGTTTTTCTGAGCAGAAGGAAAAGGCTGTCAGGCATCACTTTTCAACGGCCATTAAAGAGCGTGCTGAATTTGCGGATAATGCGCTGCTTTATCAGGTTGATTTCCTGAAAGAAAAAGCGCCGGAACTTTTTAAAATGTATCAGGATACTACCCCGCCTTTGCCTGACAGCGAGGAGTTATTGAGTCCGGTTAAGGCTGTTGAACTGAATAAAAACGGGAAAGCAGACAATGGTAAATACCTTGTCAGGGAGCGGAAAAACCCAGACAGCGCCCGGAATGAGGTGTTAATGGCTAATCTTGCCCGCGAGCTGGGACTGAGCGTGCCTGAAACCCGGCTGGTCAGAAAAGAGGGAAGGTTCTTTGTGGTTTCGTCTGAGGTTACCGGCAGCCCGATGACAAAAGAACTTGCGCAGGAAGCAGACCCGGCTGAGCTGGCAAAGCTTTATCTGGTAGCAGCCGTCACCGGCAACAGCAATATAATTGGCGCTGACCATGACCAAACAATAATGGACGAGAACGGTCAGTTAATACCGCTGTATTGGCAAGAGGCAGGAGAGTTTGGGTCAGCTGGTGGCGAGCAGCGCAAGGCAGGCACCTTTTGCAGTACGGTCTTTGAACTGGATACCCTGCTGAATCCCGGACATTCCCGGACAGAAAGCACTGTGCCCGAAGACTCTCGTGCCGCTCACCATAATGCAGCCACTCTGTTCAGCCAGCGTCTCAGTGAAGCGGACATCAAAAATGCGGTTCGTGATCTCCTGTCGAAAGATGTCACTGCCATCGCGCGACTGGTGGAAACAATGGGGCCGGATACTGCCATTGACCGGCAGCGGCTCAGCCGAACGCTGATGTTCCGGCTGGCCTGTCTTGCCCGCAGGTTTCCGGAATGCTGTCCTGAGCCGATTACTGCCGCCGAGCAAGGAGCCATTGCCGCTTCTGGTATGCAGGGCTATTCAAGGCCGGTGGCTGACTCAGGTATTGAAAATGGCGATTTACGCATTTATCAATTCATGGATGTTCAAAAAACGCCAGTGACCGCCTGCTGGCTGAAACTTGAGCCTCAGGCAGCCCGTCAACTGGCTGACCGGCTCGGTCTGCCTGATACCGGCATGAATGATCTCCACTACCTGCGTACCTGCCTTGATGAACTCAGTCAAAAGCCTGCCATGAACCCCTATTGGCGGGTAAAGCTTCAAACTATGGATCGACGTTGTCAGCACCTTATACAGACTGTTGAGGCGGGCCTGGTGCGCTACCGTCTTCCACAGGATCGCCGCCGTGCAGAGCAGGCGCTTGAATCGTTAAACGGGCTTCGTTGTCAGATAGCCGATGCCCTGGAGTGCGAAGATAAAAAAACTCTGGCTATTCGCCAGCAACTCCCTGCACAGCTGCCTGAAGGGTTGCCAATCCGGGTAACATCCATCGCTTTTACACCCGTTGAGGGAAGTACTCTGCCAGCCAGAGAGTTTCGGAATGGCCGTGGCTGGGAAAATGGCAAAGAGGTGGTGATAGACAGGGCGCATCATTATCAACTGGATCCTGAAGCGTTTCTGCCTCATGAGTGCCTGAAGGAACGTCCCGGCATTGAAATTGACTGGTTCAGTGATGACCTGGCCGATAATTTTTCCATGGCGGGTACGCTGCATTTACGTACCAGTGGTAATGATTGTCAGGCAACGAAGACACTCCTTGATGCCGTCGCTCAGCTTGGCATTGATATCGAGAGGCCGGACAGTGAGGCTATGCAGGCGCAATACGTTGATTCGCTCATAAACCATTATCAGCTCAACCTGCTGTGGGAGCAGACAGAACCGGAATCTTTGGTCTCAGAAAGTCTTGAAGAAAACAAATCCAACTGGTTGAAATCTCAACTGAAATGGCCAGAGACTCCCCGTTGGGAAGACCATCACCGCATTCTGAACGGGCAGTGCATTTTTTATCTGCCCAATCATGTGCAAAAAAAGAGCAAGGATGGAAAAACTGAGCCTGCTTACGAGATCCTCCACGAATTAAATTTTCTGGCTTCAGGTTCTCAAGAGCGCGAGAGCGTTATAGAACGAATCATTCATAGTGGTGGCAACTGTGTCTCCATTACTGAAAGATTCCGGCTCGGTGTGAACCAGGATGCCTATGCCTCAAAGCTTCCTGACCTGAAATCCGGAAGTGGTGCGCAGGTTTTCGCTGCGGTCAGGGAGTCCGGAGGTCACAAACCTGACAATTTTCTAAAACTCAAACAGGATCACCTGCTGAGAACCGATATTAACAGCAAGGGGCTGGATATGTTTGGTGAGCCAATTCCTGAACTTCAGCATCATGGTCTTCCTGCTCAAAGTCCATCGGCATTAGAGGCTGGTTTTGCTTCTGCCGAAATCAGCAGTCGGTTTATCAGCCTTGAAGAGGTGGAAGAAATCGCTGTTCCGGAGGGTGAAAAGATAACCGGGAAAATGAAAGCGACGTTCGATGGTGGAGAAATAGCGCAGTTCATACGCTGTGGAAATGACTTTCCGGATATGGCTAAGAATAAACTGCCTGGTGTCGCTGTATTCGGGACGAACATGGAGATAACTGACGGTTCAGGTATACACACCCTGAAGCTCCCGGAGGAGCTGCGCTTTGTCTATGAAGCCGAGGTAACGATTGACTCAGACTCAGTGCTTGTAAGGGCCTTTAACTATGACCGTAATGAATATGTGTCCGCTACCTTCGTTAAAGGTGTTGAAGGCTGGAAGCAGGAGACCTGA